In Juglans microcarpa x Juglans regia isolate MS1-56 chromosome 8D, Jm3101_v1.0, whole genome shotgun sequence, the following are encoded in one genomic region:
- the LOC121243238 gene encoding transcription factor MYB3-like gives MASTLCTKLRDGNRGAWTAEEDQKLARVIEIQGPKRWKIVAAKAGLNRCGKSCRLRWMNYLRPNIKRGNISDQEEDLILRLHKLIGNRQVSCS, from the exons ATGGCAAGCACCCTTTGCACCAAGTTGAGAGATGGTAATAGAGGAGCATGGACAGCTGAAGAGGACCAAAAGCTGGCTCGAGTCATTGAAATCCAAGGTCCAAAGAGGTGGAAGATAGTTGCAGCTAAAGCAG GTCTAAATCGATGTGGGAAGAGTTGCAGGCTGAGATGGATGAATTATCTTAGACCCAATATTAAAAGGGGCAATATATCTGACCAAGAAGAGGATTTAATACTTAGGCTTCATAAACTCATAGGAAACAGGCAAGTCTCTTGTTCCTGA